A stretch of the Methermicoccus shengliensis DSM 18856 genome encodes the following:
- the pylSc gene encoding pyrrolysine--tRNA(Pyl) ligase large subunit, which translates to MIGFTDTQVQRLKELGGDQKIVGCRFSSVADRDEVFETTVKNLVEENREKLRRMAHSPSRCSLFELEDRLASTLVGMGFMEVATPMLLSASNLKKMGIDESHPLWEQVFWVDKKRCMRPMLAPNLYFLLKHLKRNIKKPVRIFEIGPCFRKESQGSRHLEEFTMLNLVELAPDCEPTERLTELIEKVMGQIGLEYRLKNESSEVYGNTVDVEVDGVEVASGAVGPHFLDGAYGITDAWVGVGFGLERLLMVMEGHSNIRKVGRSLVYLNGARIDI; encoded by the coding sequence GGTTTTACAGACACACAGGTTCAGAGGCTGAAGGAGTTGGGAGGGGACCAGAAAATAGTTGGATGCAGGTTTTCATCTGTCGCGGACAGGGACGAGGTGTTTGAAACGACTGTAAAGAACCTGGTTGAAGAGAACAGGGAGAAGCTGAGGAGGATGGCACACAGTCCATCCAGATGTTCCCTCTTTGAACTGGAGGACAGGCTGGCGTCCACCCTCGTGGGGATGGGGTTTATGGAAGTTGCCACTCCCATGCTGCTCTCAGCCTCGAACCTCAAGAAAATGGGGATAGACGAGAGCCACCCCTTGTGGGAGCAGGTGTTCTGGGTGGATAAGAAAAGGTGCATGAGGCCAATGCTGGCGCCCAACCTTTACTTTCTCTTAAAACACCTGAAAAGGAATATCAAAAAACCCGTGAGGATATTCGAGATCGGCCCCTGTTTCAGAAAGGAGTCTCAGGGTTCACGACACCTCGAAGAGTTCACAATGCTGAACCTTGTGGAACTCGCACCCGACTGTGAGCCCACAGAAAGACTCACAGAACTCATTGAGAAAGTGATGGGGCAGATCGGGCTGGAGTACCGGTTAAAGAACGAGAGCTCTGAGGTATATGGAAACACGGTCGATGTGGAAGTCGATGGAGTGGAGGTAGCCTCGGGTGCGGTTGGTCCCCACTTTCTGGATGGTGCGTACGGCATCACCGATGCGTGGGTCGGAGTGGGCTTCGGGCTGGAGAGGCTTCTGATGGTGATGGAGGGGCACTCCAATATCAGGAAGGTGGGCAGGAGCCTCGTCTACCTCAATGGGGCGAGGATTGACATATAG
- the pylB gene encoding methylornithine synthase PylB: protein MDESERLDHILDRALQGVKIGPDDIKYLLALKDEDDLRKLFETAREIKKRNFGRDVFLYGFIYFTTYCRNNCTFCFYRNSNAATVRYRKSMEEVVQLATALVDSGVHLVDLTLGEDPLIHGNGDWNRLLDIISAVRGAVDVPIMVSPGVLPRKLFRHLRERGVNWYACYQETHNRALFSKLRPNQDYDVRLNTKRWAMNEGLLIEEGIMVGVGETLDDRVNSIQIMDRLGAQQVRAMGFVPQKGTPMEGHSPPSNMEEIVTIAVMRLVHQDKLIPASLDVEGLKGLRARLEAGANVVTSIIPPMTGLAGVAQHELDVNTGKRSVEGIVEVLDEMGERVASHSTYQRFVDSRSRGLKAVGEMFR, encoded by the coding sequence ATGGATGAAAGTGAGAGGTTAGACCATATACTCGATCGCGCGCTCCAGGGAGTGAAAATAGGACCCGACGATATAAAGTACCTCCTCGCCTTGAAGGATGAGGACGACCTGCGAAAGCTCTTCGAAACGGCCAGAGAAATAAAGAAAAGAAATTTCGGGCGGGATGTCTTCCTCTACGGCTTTATATACTTCACGACGTACTGCAGAAACAACTGCACGTTCTGTTTTTATAGGAATTCCAACGCCGCAACCGTGAGGTACAGGAAGAGCATGGAGGAGGTGGTCCAGCTGGCCACCGCCCTCGTGGACTCTGGTGTGCATCTGGTGGACCTAACCCTCGGGGAGGACCCCCTGATACATGGAAATGGGGACTGGAACAGGCTTCTGGACATTATAAGCGCGGTGAGAGGGGCGGTGGATGTGCCCATAATGGTATCGCCTGGCGTGTTGCCAAGAAAGCTGTTTCGACATCTGAGGGAGAGGGGGGTGAACTGGTACGCCTGTTATCAGGAGACTCACAACAGAGCCCTGTTCTCAAAGCTCAGACCAAATCAGGACTATGATGTGAGGTTGAACACCAAGAGGTGGGCAATGAACGAGGGGCTGCTCATAGAGGAAGGTATCATGGTGGGGGTGGGGGAAACTCTCGATGATAGGGTAAACTCCATCCAGATCATGGATAGGCTCGGGGCCCAGCAGGTAAGGGCCATGGGCTTTGTCCCCCAGAAGGGCACCCCCATGGAGGGACACTCGCCCCCATCAAATATGGAAGAGATTGTGACCATTGCAGTAATGCGTCTGGTTCATCAGGACAAGCTCATACCCGCCAGTCTGGACGTTGAGGGGTTGAAAGGACTCAGGGCCAGATTGGAAGCAGGGGCGAACGTGGTAACCTCCATAATACCTCCAATGACCGGGCTTGCGGGTGTGGCACAACACGAGCTGGACGTGAATACTGGAAAGCGCTCTGTCGAGGGAATCGTCGAGGTGCTGGATGAAATGGGGGAGAGAGTGGCAAGTCATTCCACCTATCAGAGGTTCGTTGATTCCCGCTCCCGTGGTTTAAAGGCCGTGGGGGAGATGTTCAGATGA
- the pylC gene encoding 3-methylornithine--L-lysine ligase PylC, protein MRLCIVGGGLQGMEAAYLAKRAKIETVVIDRNPRAPALSMGDESVVMDVVSEEARATRIYSDCDAVIPTNEDMRTLRSMVELFRGLEVPLIHDQSSYEVTSSKLSSNELMERLSIPMPSPWPECGFPVVIKPSRSSGSHGVYRANNPRQLREGKRLAKRYDHDCIIQEFVDGPSISMEVISNGEEAVPMITTQLYFDETFDCKMVCSPARVERTVDDCFRGISERIAAGLGLKGIMDVEAIVSGHIPKVIEIDARLPSQTPSAIFHSHGVNMVEVLVEMFVNGGPPRVSTGRERSAIYEHVMVKDGILSSRGEGIMRMADNPRIVEGLFGADVMITDYEPGKKTWVATTICTGSTPRRALEKRENCLDTIMVENGIFDYYDSHPHHHPLHQNYQQRLRGDVYH, encoded by the coding sequence ATGAGGCTGTGCATAGTGGGTGGTGGCCTTCAGGGAATGGAGGCCGCCTACCTTGCAAAAAGGGCCAAAATCGAGACCGTGGTCATCGACAGGAATCCCCGAGCACCGGCGCTCTCCATGGGTGACGAGAGTGTGGTAATGGACGTCGTATCCGAGGAGGCGAGGGCTACCAGAATATACAGTGACTGCGATGCTGTAATTCCAACGAATGAGGACATGAGAACCCTGAGGAGTATGGTTGAGCTCTTCAGGGGGCTGGAGGTTCCACTCATCCACGACCAGTCGTCATATGAGGTCACTTCCTCGAAGCTCTCCTCCAATGAGTTGATGGAGAGATTGAGTATCCCGATGCCCTCCCCATGGCCGGAGTGCGGGTTTCCAGTAGTAATCAAGCCCTCGAGAAGTAGCGGAAGCCACGGCGTATACCGAGCCAACAACCCCCGGCAGCTCAGAGAGGGCAAGAGGCTCGCGAAGAGATATGACCATGATTGCATCATCCAGGAGTTCGTGGATGGGCCCTCCATTTCGATGGAAGTCATATCAAACGGAGAAGAGGCAGTGCCCATGATTACCACTCAGCTATACTTCGACGAGACGTTCGACTGCAAGATGGTGTGCTCGCCTGCAAGGGTCGAGAGAACGGTGGATGATTGTTTCCGTGGTATCTCAGAGAGGATTGCTGCTGGGCTCGGGCTGAAGGGGATAATGGACGTTGAGGCGATAGTGAGTGGTCATATCCCAAAGGTAATCGAGATAGACGCGAGGCTTCCAAGCCAGACTCCTTCCGCCATTTTCCACTCCCACGGAGTTAACATGGTCGAGGTGCTTGTGGAGATGTTCGTAAACGGTGGGCCTCCAAGGGTTAGCACAGGTCGGGAGAGGAGCGCGATTTATGAGCACGTCATGGTCAAGGACGGCATCCTGAGTTCCCGGGGTGAGGGCATAATGCGGATGGCCGATAATCCCCGTATTGTGGAGGGCCTCTTCGGAGCGGATGTCATGATAACGGACTACGAGCCCGGAAAGAAGACCTGGGTGGCCACAACTATCTGCACGGGTAGCACGCCACGCAGAGCCCTCGAAAAGAGGGAAAACTGTCTCGACACCATCATGGTGGAGAACGGCATATTCGATTACTACGACTCGCATCCCCATCACCATCCATTACATCAGAACTATCAGCAACGCCTGCGGGGGGATGTCTATCACTAG
- the pylD gene encoding 3-methylornithyl-N6-L-lysine dehydrogenase PylD: protein MSITRLTAEMIDGLPYSLTEYDEQLKKSIGCTLKALAYDAVGVGPDELDTKEFSVGVVPVTSGKGIIGGFCSSVCAITKHLGMQSHVTDGYDVHGLTQAIESGCDIIFTADDNVFVAINMRKRKFSENAHCTALGYCVALEKAVGELHGAEVLLIGAGRVGSFALDFLTRKGAEVTVVDINRDRAMKARKRFGVKIEENLERAVRDADIIYNASPARIPGEWINPGAIVASPGMPYSFDSEGERKIKILIHDPLQIGVAVMALQSAKFSI from the coding sequence ATGTCTATCACTAGGCTGACCGCCGAGATGATAGATGGGTTGCCATACTCCCTTACTGAATATGATGAACAACTCAAAAAGAGCATAGGGTGTACCCTCAAAGCTCTGGCATATGATGCCGTAGGCGTTGGACCCGATGAGCTGGACACTAAAGAGTTCAGTGTGGGCGTGGTGCCGGTCACCAGCGGGAAGGGGATAATTGGTGGATTTTGCAGCTCGGTATGTGCCATCACTAAGCATCTCGGGATGCAGAGCCACGTCACAGATGGCTATGATGTCCATGGGCTGACACAGGCAATTGAAAGTGGCTGTGACATCATCTTCACCGCAGACGACAATGTATTTGTGGCAATTAATATGAGGAAGAGGAAGTTTTCCGAGAACGCGCATTGCACCGCGCTGGGCTATTGTGTGGCTCTCGAAAAGGCCGTGGGGGAGCTGCATGGGGCCGAAGTCCTCCTCATAGGTGCGGGAAGGGTGGGCAGCTTCGCACTCGATTTTCTGACCCGAAAGGGTGCCGAAGTGACGGTGGTAGACATCAATAGAGACAGAGCCATGAAGGCGAGGAAGAGATTTGGGGTCAAGATAGAGGAGAATCTGGAAAGGGCAGTAAGGGACGCCGACATCATATACAACGCATCTCCCGCCAGAATACCGGGAGAGTGGATAAACCCCGGTGCAATAGTGGCATCTCCGGGCATGCCCTACTCGTTCGACAGCGAGGGAGAGCGCAAAATCAAGATACTGATACACGACCCCCTCCAAATAGGGGTAGCAGTCATGGCACTCCAGAGTGCTAAGTTTTCCATTTAA